One stretch of Bradyrhizobium canariense DNA includes these proteins:
- the thrS gene encoding threonine--tRNA ligase: MSDFKYSLTNLKPAEASQKIAVTFPDGATREFPRDITGLEIAKGISPSLAKRTVAMALDGVVADLTDPIGHDAKIEFINRDDARALELIRHDAAHVLAEAVQSLWPGTQVTIGPVIENGFYYDFFRNEPFTPEDFAAIEKKMREIVARDKPFTKEVWDREKTKQVFRDKGENFKVELVDAIPGNEPIKIYFQGDWFDLCRGPHMTSTGKIGNAFKLMKVAGAYWRGDSNNPMLTRIYGTAFAKQEELDAYLKQIEEAEKRDHRRLGRELDLFHFQEEGPGVVFWHPKGWTIFQALIAYMRRRLTGDYSEVNAPQILDKSLWETSGHWDWYRENMFAAQSAGDEAEDKRWFALKPMNCPGHVQIFKHGLKSYRDLPLRLAEFGVVHRYEPSGAMHGLMRVRGFTQDDAHVFCTEAQLAEECLKINDLILSTYADFGFTGDLTVKLSTRPEKRVGTDEMWDHAERVMATVLSQIEAQGHNHRIKTAINPGEGAFYGPKFEYVLRDAIGRDWQCGTTQVDFNLPERFGAFYIDADGSKKAPVMVHRAICGSIERFIGILIEHFAGNFPLWLAPVQAVVTTITSEGDEYAKVVAAAARRAGLRVELDLRNEKINYKVREHSLAKIPALLVVGKKEAETHSVSVRRLGSDGQTVMSTEAALAALVEEATPPDVKRAQAVA; this comes from the coding sequence ATGTCCGACTTCAAGTACAGCCTCACGAATCTGAAACCGGCCGAAGCGTCACAAAAAATTGCCGTCACCTTTCCCGACGGCGCAACGCGCGAATTCCCCAGGGACATCACCGGACTCGAGATTGCCAAGGGCATTTCGCCCTCGCTGGCCAAGCGCACCGTGGCGATGGCATTGGACGGCGTGGTCGCCGATCTCACCGATCCGATCGGCCACGATGCGAAAATCGAGTTCATCAACCGCGACGACGCCCGCGCGCTGGAATTGATCCGGCATGACGCCGCCCATGTGCTGGCCGAGGCGGTGCAGTCGCTGTGGCCGGGCACGCAGGTCACGATCGGTCCCGTGATCGAGAACGGCTTCTATTACGACTTCTTCCGCAACGAACCATTCACGCCGGAGGATTTCGCCGCGATCGAAAAGAAAATGCGCGAGATCGTCGCGCGCGATAAGCCCTTCACCAAGGAAGTGTGGGATCGCGAGAAGACAAAACAGGTGTTCCGCGACAAGGGCGAGAACTTCAAGGTCGAGCTGGTTGACGCCATTCCCGGCAATGAGCCGATCAAGATCTACTTCCAGGGTGACTGGTTCGATCTGTGCCGCGGGCCGCACATGACGTCGACCGGCAAGATCGGCAATGCGTTCAAGCTGATGAAGGTCGCGGGCGCCTATTGGCGCGGCGACAGCAACAATCCGATGCTGACGCGGATCTACGGCACGGCGTTCGCAAAACAGGAAGAACTCGACGCCTATCTGAAGCAGATCGAGGAGGCCGAGAAGCGCGACCACCGCAGGCTCGGCCGCGAGCTCGATCTGTTTCATTTCCAGGAAGAAGGCCCCGGCGTGGTGTTCTGGCACCCCAAGGGCTGGACCATCTTCCAGGCGCTGATCGCCTATATGCGCCGGCGCCTGACCGGCGATTACAGCGAGGTCAACGCGCCGCAGATTCTCGACAAGTCGCTGTGGGAAACCTCAGGCCATTGGGACTGGTATCGCGAAAACATGTTCGCGGCGCAATCCGCCGGCGATGAGGCCGAGGACAAGCGCTGGTTTGCGTTGAAGCCGATGAACTGTCCCGGCCACGTGCAGATCTTCAAGCACGGCTTGAAAAGCTATCGCGATCTGCCGCTGCGGCTGGCGGAATTCGGTGTCGTGCACCGCTATGAACCATCCGGCGCCATGCACGGCCTGATGCGGGTCCGCGGGTTTACCCAGGACGACGCGCATGTGTTCTGCACGGAAGCGCAGCTCGCCGAGGAATGCCTGAAGATCAACGATCTTATCCTGTCGACCTATGCGGATTTCGGCTTCACGGGCGATCTCACGGTGAAGCTTTCGACCCGGCCCGAAAAGCGCGTCGGCACCGACGAGATGTGGGATCATGCCGAGCGCGTGATGGCCACCGTGCTGTCGCAGATCGAGGCGCAGGGCCACAACCACCGTATCAAGACCGCGATCAATCCCGGCGAAGGCGCGTTCTACGGCCCCAAATTCGAATATGTGCTGCGCGATGCCATCGGCCGTGACTGGCAATGCGGCACCACGCAGGTCGACTTCAACCTGCCGGAGCGATTTGGCGCGTTCTACATCGACGCCGACGGTTCGAAGAAAGCACCGGTCATGGTGCACCGTGCGATCTGCGGCTCGATCGAGCGCTTCATCGGCATCCTGATCGAGCACTTCGCCGGCAATTTCCCGCTATGGCTGGCGCCGGTGCAGGCGGTCGTCACCACCATCACCTCGGAGGGCGACGAGTACGCCAAGGTGGTCGCGGCGGCGGCGCGGCGCGCGGGACTGCGCGTCGAGCTCGACCTTCGCAACGAGAAGATCAACTACAAGGTCCGCGAGCACTCGCTGGCGAAGATCCCGGCGCTGCTGGTGGTCGGCAAGAAGGAAGCGGAGACGCATTCGGTCTCGGTGCGTCGGCTCGGTAGCGACGGGCAGACGGTGATGTCGACCGAGGCAGCGCTGGCGGCGCTGGTCGAGGAAGCCACGCCGCCTGATGTAAAGCGGGCGCAGGCGGTGGCTTGA
- a CDS encoding GrlR family regulatory protein, whose amino-acid sequence MFGAYPNHKVQLGKFLNRRGCRLRQGLYKVEFHTVHGSGSGVVYAIDGKIRGGNSGFAFIGNYTGTDDDIHVKLSTLRHNADPGFKPLFGIDMITLMLKGRQTDDDMFDFEGEALQLPGVSFKAILTRIGD is encoded by the coding sequence TTGTTCGGCGCGTATCCGAACCATAAAGTACAACTCGGAAAATTCTTGAACCGCCGGGGATGCAGGTTGCGGCAAGGTTTATACAAAGTTGAGTTTCATACCGTCCACGGCAGCGGCAGCGGCGTGGTGTACGCCATCGACGGCAAAATTCGCGGTGGCAATTCCGGATTTGCCTTTATCGGAAACTACACCGGCACGGACGACGACATTCATGTCAAACTATCGACGCTGCGCCACAACGCGGATCCCGGGTTCAAGCCGTTGTTCGGAATCGACATGATCACGCTAATGCTCAAGGGCAGGCAAACCGACGACGATATGTTCGACTTCGAGGGTGAAGCGCTGCAACTGCCCGGCGTTTCCTTCAAGGCGATATTGACCCGCATCGGCGACTGA
- a CDS encoding alpha/beta hydrolase: protein MPLSLVLAQCGQAPSGASFDERFPKPQFKDRFPTASESFQQRQAADLLPNRTEQTVAQAAPAPYRVASLAPELPYQRPPRGDQTTLVSLKSSAFPYSGNNPRTDEPFLNVSKGERRGHRGLGGKVFWQDETFNDNRVLMHVPENFDIRKPGVIVVFFHGNGATLERDVRDRQLVPQQISDSGVNAVLLAPQLAVDAADSSAGKFWQSGGLKRFVTESADHLAALYGDPRAAKAFANMPVIIVGYSGGFLPTAWSLNVGGLGNRVRGVFLLDAVYGELDKFASWIENDRTGFFVSSYTHYTARHDQELMHMLRDKGIAISESMDGPLKPGSVVFVETPEGVTHRDYVTHAWTKNPVEEVLEKMAASPALTRIAASSTSPAGQ from the coding sequence ATGCCCCTGTCGTTGGTCCTGGCTCAATGCGGACAGGCGCCGAGCGGAGCTTCCTTCGACGAACGTTTCCCGAAACCTCAATTCAAGGACCGCTTCCCGACGGCGAGTGAGAGTTTCCAGCAACGCCAAGCCGCCGATCTCCTGCCCAACCGCACGGAGCAAACGGTCGCTCAAGCCGCGCCAGCACCGTACCGGGTTGCCTCATTGGCGCCGGAGCTTCCGTACCAGCGGCCACCGAGAGGCGATCAGACCACGCTGGTCAGCCTGAAATCCTCGGCCTTCCCCTATTCCGGCAATAATCCCCGCACCGACGAGCCGTTCCTGAACGTTTCGAAGGGCGAGCGCCGGGGCCATCGCGGCTTGGGCGGCAAGGTTTTCTGGCAGGACGAGACCTTCAACGACAATCGCGTGCTGATGCATGTCCCGGAGAATTTCGATATCCGCAAACCGGGCGTGATCGTCGTGTTCTTCCACGGCAACGGCGCTACGCTGGAACGGGATGTGCGCGACCGGCAGCTGGTGCCGCAACAGATCTCGGATTCCGGCGTCAATGCGGTGTTGCTGGCACCGCAGCTTGCGGTCGATGCCGCCGATTCAAGCGCCGGCAAGTTCTGGCAATCGGGCGGGCTCAAGCGTTTTGTGACGGAGTCCGCCGATCACCTCGCCGCGCTCTATGGCGATCCGCGCGCGGCCAAGGCTTTCGCCAACATGCCGGTCATCATCGTGGGCTATAGCGGTGGCTTTTTACCGACGGCCTGGAGCCTGAACGTCGGTGGTCTTGGCAATCGCGTGCGCGGCGTGTTCCTGCTCGATGCGGTTTATGGCGAATTGGATAAGTTCGCGTCCTGGATCGAGAACGACCGCACCGGCTTTTTCGTCAGTTCTTACACGCACTACACCGCGCGCCACGACCAGGAACTCATGCATATGCTCAGAGACAAGGGCATCGCCATTTCCGAAAGCATGGACGGACCGTTGAAGCCCGGCAGCGTGGTTTTTGTCGAAACGCCGGAGGGCGTGACGCATCGTGATTATGTCACGCACGCCTGGACGAAGAATCCCGTCGAGGAGGTGTTGGAGAAGATGGCTGCTTCACCTGCGCTGACGAGGATTGCAGCGAGTTCCACATCGCCGGCGGGTCAATAA
- a CDS encoding APC family permease, producing the protein MTVSETGGAALRGRLPGERATVSVIVAAAIVVADMIGVGVFTSLGFQVKDLPSGFAILLLWTVGGVVALCGVFSYSELGAMFPRSSGEYNFLTRAYHPAFGFLAGWVSATVGFAAPVALAAMAFGEYGRSVVPGAPPLALAMGVIWVVSIVQLCGVRHSSTFQLTATIVKVALIVAFLIAGFVIGVPQQATFAPSAADFAHITSAPFAIGLVFVMYSFSGWNAATYIIGEMRLPQQNLPRALLAGTLIVLLLYVALNAVFLYTTPIDKLSGQLDVARIAGSQIFGEIGGRIAGAMICIGLISSISAMMWIGPRVMMTMGEDIPALRLFARKSANGAPAYAILFQLAVAGLLLFTRSFEAVLDFIQFGLLFCSFFTVLGVIKLRIMQPDLHRPYRTWGYPITPAIFLLVTGFMMYYLLVDRPLQSLFGVLILISGLLIYAVFRKPSAPPTASADCN; encoded by the coding sequence ATGACGGTATCAGAAACGGGAGGCGCGGCGTTGCGCGGTCGGCTCCCGGGTGAGCGGGCTACCGTCTCGGTCATCGTGGCGGCCGCTATCGTGGTCGCGGACATGATCGGTGTCGGCGTTTTCACGAGCCTCGGTTTTCAGGTCAAGGACCTCCCTTCGGGCTTTGCGATCCTGCTGCTGTGGACCGTGGGCGGCGTCGTCGCCCTGTGCGGGGTCTTTTCCTACAGCGAGCTTGGCGCGATGTTTCCGCGCTCGAGCGGCGAATACAATTTCCTGACCCGCGCCTACCATCCGGCGTTTGGATTCCTGGCCGGCTGGGTGTCGGCGACGGTTGGTTTCGCCGCACCGGTGGCGCTGGCCGCGATGGCTTTCGGCGAGTACGGCAGGTCGGTGGTTCCGGGTGCGCCGCCGCTCGCGCTTGCGATGGGCGTGATCTGGGTGGTGTCGATCGTGCAGCTATGCGGCGTCAGGCACTCCAGCACCTTTCAATTGACCGCGACGATCGTGAAGGTGGCGCTGATCGTGGCGTTCCTGATCGCGGGATTTGTCATCGGCGTGCCGCAGCAGGCCACGTTCGCGCCGTCGGCTGCCGATTTTGCCCACATCACCAGCGCGCCGTTCGCGATCGGCTTGGTCTTCGTGATGTATTCGTTCTCGGGGTGGAACGCCGCAACCTACATCATCGGCGAAATGCGGCTGCCGCAGCAAAACCTGCCGCGCGCACTGCTGGCGGGAACACTGATCGTGCTGTTGCTGTATGTCGCCCTCAACGCGGTGTTCCTTTACACCACGCCGATCGACAAGCTGTCGGGGCAACTCGACGTCGCCCGTATCGCAGGCAGCCAGATCTTCGGCGAGATCGGCGGCCGCATCGCCGGCGCCATGATTTGCATCGGCCTGATTTCTTCCATCAGTGCGATGATGTGGATCGGTCCGCGCGTCATGATGACAATGGGAGAGGATATTCCGGCGCTGCGGCTGTTCGCCCGCAAGTCCGCCAACGGCGCGCCTGCTTACGCCATCCTGTTCCAGCTCGCGGTAGCAGGACTATTGCTGTTCACCCGCAGTTTCGAGGCTGTGCTCGACTTCATCCAGTTCGGCCTATTGTTCTGCTCGTTCTTCACGGTGCTCGGCGTCATCAAATTGCGGATCATGCAGCCCGATCTGCATCGGCCTTACCGCACCTGGGGCTACCCGATCACCCCGGCGATCTTCCTGCTCGTGACCGGCTTCATGATGTACTATCTTTTGGTCGACCGTCCGCTGCAGTCGTTGTTCGGTGTTCTGATTTTGATTTCGGGCCTTTTGATTTACGCCGTCTTCCGCAAGCCGTCCGCCCCGCCCACCGCATCTGCAGACTGCAACTAG
- the yidD gene encoding membrane protein insertion efficiency factor YidD, which produces MKYSSSHSSACPDCAGTMRRLPRNAGRALIWTYRHTLSPLVGYNCRHLPTCSVYADEAIERFGLWGGGWMTLARLLRCQPWGTSGIDNVPLTRPPGARWYLPWRFARWRGVNAP; this is translated from the coding sequence ATGAAATATTCATCGTCACATTCTTCGGCCTGTCCGGATTGCGCGGGCACAATGCGACGGCTGCCGCGCAACGCGGGGCGCGCGCTGATCTGGACCTATCGGCACACGCTGTCGCCGCTGGTCGGTTACAACTGCCGTCATCTGCCGACCTGTTCGGTTTATGCCGACGAAGCGATCGAGCGCTTCGGATTATGGGGCGGCGGATGGATGACGCTAGCCCGGCTGCTGCGCTGCCAACCCTGGGGCACGTCCGGAATCGACAACGTGCCGCTGACAAGACCGCCGGGCGCGCGATGGTATTTGCCATGGCGGTTCGCGCGCTGGCGCGGCGTCAACGCGCCCTAG
- a CDS encoding iron-sulfur cluster assembly scaffold protein, whose translation MLNDIYNKRIIELAGNIPRLGRLSAPDASATAHSKLCGSTVKIDLKMDGPVVTDFAHDVKACALGQASSSIMASHVVGSTASELRELRETVRKMLKENGAPPQGKWADIALLEPVRDYKARHASTMLTFDAVVDAIGQIEAKTSDKTEDKAKQPVAAQS comes from the coding sequence ATGCTGAACGACATCTACAACAAGCGCATCATCGAACTGGCCGGCAATATCCCCCGCTTGGGACGGCTCTCCGCACCCGACGCCAGCGCGACCGCCCATTCCAAACTGTGCGGCTCGACCGTCAAGATCGACCTCAAAATGGACGGGCCTGTCGTCACCGACTTCGCGCATGATGTGAAGGCCTGCGCGCTCGGTCAGGCCTCGTCCTCGATCATGGCAAGCCACGTCGTCGGCTCGACCGCGAGCGAATTGCGCGAGTTGCGCGAAACCGTTCGCAAGATGTTGAAGGAAAACGGCGCGCCGCCGCAGGGCAAATGGGCCGACATCGCGCTGCTCGAACCGGTGCGCGACTATAAGGCGCGACATGCCTCGACCATGCTGACCTTCGATGCCGTGGTCGATGCGATCGGCCAGATCGAGGCCAAGACCTCTGACAAGACCGAAGACAAAGCAAAACAGCCGGTTGCTGCGCAAAGCTGA
- the folE gene encoding GTP cyclohydrolase I FolE: MDALIKSLRPNKPSDAKSSDAKSTETKAPESKILDTRPAELDPSEFLAAAVRADQPRPSRAEAEQAVLTLLSYIGENPDREGLIDTPRRVVEAYDELYQGYHQCPAEVLDRTFGETAGYDDFVLIRDIEFTSQCEHHMMPFYGKAHIAYTPVERVVGLSKLARLTDIFARRLQTQEHLTAQIAAAIDEILKPRGVAVMIEAEHTCMSVRGVAKHGATTFTSRFTGMFRDNPTEQARFLSMLRGPQR, translated from the coding sequence ATGGACGCATTGATTAAATCCCTCCGCCCGAACAAGCCTTCGGACGCCAAATCCTCAGACGCCAAATCTACAGAGACGAAGGCACCGGAATCGAAGATTCTGGATACCCGTCCCGCAGAGCTCGATCCTTCCGAATTTCTGGCCGCCGCGGTACGTGCCGATCAGCCGCGCCCCTCGCGCGCGGAGGCTGAGCAGGCGGTACTGACGTTACTCAGCTATATCGGCGAAAACCCCGACCGCGAGGGCCTGATCGATACGCCGCGCCGGGTGGTGGAAGCCTACGACGAGCTTTATCAGGGCTATCATCAGTGCCCGGCCGAAGTCCTCGACCGGACCTTTGGCGAGACCGCGGGCTATGACGATTTCGTCCTGATTCGCGATATCGAATTCACCTCGCAATGCGAGCACCACATGATGCCGTTCTACGGCAAGGCGCATATCGCCTATACGCCGGTGGAGCGGGTCGTGGGATTGTCGAAGCTGGCGCGTCTCACCGATATCTTTGCGCGCCGCCTGCAGACCCAGGAACATCTCACCGCGCAGATCGCGGCTGCGATCGACGAGATCCTCAAGCCTCGTGGCGTTGCAGTGATGATCGAGGCAGAGCATACCTGCATGTCGGTGCGTGGCGTCGCCAAGCACGGCGCGACGACGTTCACCAGCCGCTTTACCGGCATGTTCCGCGACAATCCGACGGAGCAGGCGCGTTTCCTGTCCATGCTACGAGGGCCGCAGCGCTAA
- the hisI gene encoding phosphoribosyl-AMP cyclohydrolase → MSTSADINDREEGLAFRPKFDASGLVTCVATDAATGDVLMVAHMNDEALRKTIESGEAWYFSRSRNALWRKGETSGHTQRVVDMRMDCDQDAVWIRVEQTGAACHTGRRSCFYRAVTNGEGGAQLSFVDADRMFDPAAIYRK, encoded by the coding sequence GTGTCCACATCTGCTGATATCAATGACCGCGAAGAGGGGCTGGCGTTCCGGCCCAAATTCGATGCGTCGGGGCTTGTGACCTGCGTCGCCACGGATGCCGCCACCGGCGATGTGCTGATGGTCGCCCATATGAATGACGAAGCCCTGCGCAAGACCATCGAAAGCGGGGAGGCCTGGTATTTCAGTCGCTCACGCAACGCGCTGTGGCGCAAGGGCGAAACGTCCGGTCACACCCAGCGCGTGGTCGATATGCGGATGGATTGCGATCAGGACGCCGTGTGGATCCGCGTCGAGCAGACAGGCGCCGCCTGTCACACCGGCCGTCGCTCCTGCTTCTATCGCGCGGTGACAAACGGCGAGGGCGGCGCGCAATTATCATTCGTCGACGCGGATCGGATGTTCGACCCGGCGGCGATCTATCGCAAGTAG
- a CDS encoding c-type cytochrome, producing MAARVLACASCHGAQGEGTNDAYFPRLAGKPAGYLYNQLVAFRDGRRKYPPMNYLLEFLPDAYLKEIAEYFASLRPPFPAPAIPSVSKEILARGESLVKNGDPRHGIPACAGCHNPGFTGMEPAIPGLLGLRAAYISAQLGGWRYGTRTAAAPDCMQIVAGLLTEDDVKAVAAYLSSLPAPADPSFAPRGSLPMPLSCGSEPH from the coding sequence ATGGCCGCGCGCGTTCTCGCCTGTGCATCCTGCCACGGCGCGCAGGGCGAGGGCACGAACGACGCCTATTTCCCACGGCTTGCAGGAAAGCCGGCCGGTTATCTCTATAACCAGCTTGTGGCGTTCAGGGACGGGCGCCGCAAATACCCGCCGATGAATTACCTGCTGGAATTTCTCCCCGACGCCTATCTGAAAGAGATCGCAGAGTATTTTGCATCGTTGCGACCGCCGTTTCCGGCGCCTGCCATCCCCAGCGTCAGCAAGGAGATCCTGGCGCGAGGCGAATCGCTGGTCAAAAACGGCGATCCGCGGCACGGCATTCCGGCTTGCGCGGGCTGTCACAATCCGGGCTTTACCGGAATGGAGCCGGCGATCCCCGGCCTGCTCGGCCTGCGCGCGGCCTATATCAGTGCACAGCTCGGCGGATGGCGCTATGGCACGCGGACCGCTGCCGCGCCGGACTGCATGCAGATTGTCGCGGGCCTGCTGACGGAAGACGACGTCAAGGCGGTCGCCGCTTATCTCTCATCGCTGCCGGCGCCGGCAGATCCGTCATTCGCGCCGCGTGGGAGCCTGCCGATGCCGCTCTCGTGCGG